The following proteins are co-located in the Argopecten irradians isolate NY chromosome 9, Ai_NY, whole genome shotgun sequence genome:
- the LOC138330993 gene encoding neutral cholesterol ester hydrolase 1-like, with product MVVISVAYRQSPEHPHPIPFHDCLAVTEHVINNGKQLGIDASRVAISGDSAGGHLSAAVALRLKKKIKIQIPIYPCLQLLDMKTPSYIENKNYIPGMLNDVSMLTYWLNYGNISYDHLEKILTNQHTSPKLKKSKYANYIGKQWLMKEHIRNQDLYNADKPTDFGDEELSASLEKTLLDPYFSPLMVDDKENEDLPLTYVLTAGYDVLRDDGLIYYQRLKKAGVKVHLAHYPDGFHGMIFFFKGPMPFQVGIRAMNDLVEFLNKKL from the exons ATGGTGGTGATATCCGTGGC ATACAGACAGTCCCCGGAACATCCTCATCCGATCCCCTTCCATGATTGTTTAGCTGTCACGGAGCACGTGATCAACAACGGTAAACAACTCGGAATTGATGCATCACGCGTAGCTATATCCGGTGACAGTGCTGGAGGACATCTCAGTGCCGCTGTAGCACTCCGgctgaaaaagaaaatcaagATTCAAATCCCGATCTATCCATGTCTTCAGTTGTTGGACATGAAGACGCCATCTTACATTGAAAATAAGAACTACATCCCCGGAATGTTGAATGACGTCTCCATGTTGACCTACTGGCTGAACTATGGTAACATCAGTTACGATCACCTGGAAAAGATCTTAACCAATCAGCATACTTCACCAAAACTGAAAAAGTCAAAATATGCTAATTACATCGGCAAACAATGGCTGATGAAGGAGCACATTAGAAATCAGGATTTATACAATGCCGATAAGCCAACAGACTTTGGTGACGAGGAGTTATCGGCCAGCCTCGAAAAGACATTATTGGATCCTTACTTTTCACCATTAATGGTGGACGATAAAGAAAACGAGGATTTGCCCTTGACTTATGTGTTAACGGCCGGATATGACGTGTTACGGGACGATGGACTGATATATTATCAACGTTTGAAAAAAGCAGGGGTCAAAGTTCATCTTGCGCATTATCCCGACGGTTTTCACGGGatgatatttttctttaaagGTCCTATGCCGTTCCAAGTTGGGATACGCGCAATGAATGATCTAGTAGAATTTCTCaacaaaaaattgtaa